The window GCTTGAAGGGTATTGTTAATATTGGTGAAAAATTTCCAAAAGAAGTAAGTAACCATAGACAAAAAATTATAACCCGGAACAAAAACTACATCAAGACAACCAAGATTTTAGAAACCAAATAAATAATGAACTGGATCATTTTAATTATTGCCGGATTATTTGAAGTGACATTTGCATTTTGCTTAGGAAAAGCGAAAGACGCTTCCGGAAATGAAATGTACCTCTGGTATACAGGGTTTATTCTTGCTCTGGCTTTAAGTATGGTGCTGTTGGTGAAAGCCACTCAAACTTTACCTATCGGAACAGCCTACGCGGTTTGGACAGGCATAGGCGCTGTTGGAACTGCATTGATAGGAATATTGATATTTAAAGAACCGGCCACCTTTTTACGATTGCTTTTTATAACGACTTTAATAGGGTCTATTGTTGGATTAAAGGTGGTTTCAGAGTAACGTGTACATACTCACAAAACAAAGCAACGTTTTGATTACCTATTCCATTGGTTTCATACGTCCGCTCTTGTCCATTAAATATGAATCGGTATCCGTTTTCCTTAACGGCACACACTCTTCTCATCCCGGTTCTACTCTGAGCAAGCATCCATCTAAGGTCAGTATTTATTTTCAAACGGGCAAATGCAAAACTCCTTGCCAGTAAATATGGGGTTTTAGGTTGGGTTTTAATGGGAGGGAGAAGCACCTTTTAACTATTTTATTTTGAACAGTATGGTAACAGTGAACACTTTGAAATAGACCTACACCTTATTTTAACATCTCCCAGATTTTGTCTGGTTCAAATATTTTGATTGATTGGTTACCTAATAATAATTTTCTCTCCCTTTCAAATTGAACCGCAGTAAACGGACCTGTTATTTTATCTTCAGATACATAAATAATCATCCAGCCATCTGGATCACCTCCGAAGGTAGATTTGCGAGATACAAAAATATAATCGTCATTCCATCCTATCTCTTTAACTGTTCCTTTAATTAGTCCACCTCCCTCTGTCTTACCCCATATATCTACTATGTAGAATGGAGCACCGCCTTCCCATCTATGCAAATAATATTCGCCAACAATTTTCCTTTTACTTCCACCGTCAAACAGGCATCCAGTAAAAATAAAAAGAACAATCAAACGATTTATTAATTTGAAATAATTCATTTATTTTCTACAGCTTTAGAAATAGGTTCTGAAAATGTATAAGTTTGTCGAGTAGTAGAAAAAGCATCATTAGAGCGTTCTCCGCGCTCATAGGATGTACCCATACGATATGTAGCAGACTCGTAGCTGGTAGAATTATTTATCACAAAAGTTGCAGTTTTTCCATCTTCACTTGGATATATATTAATATCCATGCTTCCGACAAATTGTTCTGAAATATCAAGTCCTGCTTTAGCCAAACCAATAAGACCAAATGATCCACCAAATTCCGTTAATGGTTCTAATCGCATCCCATTATTAATATTGGCTGCATTTTTATCTAAAAACATTTTTCTTGCTTCATTAACTTTAGGAGCGTCTCGTAATGACTTTGTTATTGGATCATCAGGTCCATAGTATTTATGCTCGTCTCCTACACCTAATATGAAACATCCTGTTAAACCAATTACTTGTTGTTGTTCAGGTGTAGTTTTCTCTTTTATTTTTTCTGCAGTTTTTTCTGCCGCATAATCAATAGTGATATCTACTACTTTGCCAATGACATAATCAGTTGCTTTTTGCAAAACAGTTTTCCCAGCTCTAGCGGCAGCATTAAATATTTCATTTGGTAATCCTTCTGCACCGTCTAAATCAACATTCCTAATCGGATTGTTGTGATAAAACTGGTAAGGTGATAATTCAGGAAATTGTTTAGTGAGTGGATCAATCGAAGTTGGTCATCCTATTCTTGGGTCATATGATCGTAATCCATAATTATACCAATTCCCAACTCCTTTCACTTCATCATCCTTCTCCTTCCCATTAAAGGCGAATCGGTATCCGTTTTCCCTAACGGCATACACACTTCTCATCCCGGTTCTACTCTGTGCATTCATCCATCTAAGGTCAGTATTTATTTTCAAACGGGCAAATCCAAAACTCCTTGCCAGTAAATACGGGGTTTGGGGGCGGGTTTTAATGGAGGGGAGAATTGGGATTATTGTAATAAGGCTTAAGGTATATGCATGCTATGAATTGCTTCGAATGGATTAATCACCAGCTTAGATAATAAACCTATATTTAATTATTCTGGGAGAGGGTATAAATTGACATCATTAAGTTGGATTAAATCATGAAAAGAACTAACATAGTTCCACTTTGAAATAAAGATTTAATATCTAACCAATTTTTAAAATCATGAGAAATTAATTGTCAATAATAAAGATAAATTCATAAATATAAATATTTATAAAAAACCAACTCAAAATGGATATTCTAAACTATTGAGTTTCCACTTGAGTCAGTACAACTTGTTCGCTGAACTAATTATTATTATTTTTAACTAACCATCAATTTTCCATTTTTTACTTTTAATATTATAACTGTACATTGAGCCACTTAGTCCATTAATCTTTATTTCCGTATTTGATCCAATATCTAAAATTGTTGGAAATATTCCATAAAATAAAAGGATTGAGTTGTCATTAAAAGGTAAGGATATTTTTGTGATAGTATA of the Bacteroidota bacterium genome contains:
- a CDS encoding multidrug efflux SMR transporter produces the protein MNWIILIIAGLFEVTFAFCLGKAKDASGNEMYLWYTGFILALALSMVLLVKATQTLPIGTAYAVWTGIGAVGTALIGILIFKEPATFLRLLFITTLIGSIVGLKVVSE